Proteins encoded within one genomic window of Couchioplanes caeruleus:
- a CDS encoding M23 family metallopeptidase — protein sequence MRQRLSSEPDRYRGRRRVPTPPRSRYAAVVTSAFVGAGVVALGSASQLPDAKAVNPTVLQNLEEAATAQEALAERSADSGDRASRGEERTVAATAPVSEEEAAAQAWHLPLEDYEFTAPYGIRFGKLHAGIDLAAPEGTPYKAVHGGEVTSAGYNGGYGYSITVKHDDGTEMIYAHSRRLLVQAGDQVQAGQIIGEVGNTGYSYGTHLHLEVHVDGSPTDPIGFLRDHGVDIKLKIDSVLGTLAAS from the coding sequence GTGCGTCAGCGCTTGTCGTCTGAGCCCGACCGCTATCGCGGCCGTCGCCGCGTCCCGACTCCTCCGCGCAGCCGCTACGCCGCGGTCGTCACCTCCGCCTTCGTCGGCGCGGGAGTCGTCGCCCTCGGATCGGCGTCGCAGTTGCCCGACGCCAAGGCCGTCAACCCGACGGTCCTGCAGAACCTCGAAGAGGCCGCCACCGCCCAGGAGGCCCTGGCGGAGCGCTCGGCAGACTCCGGCGACCGCGCCTCCCGCGGCGAGGAGCGCACCGTCGCCGCCACCGCCCCGGTCAGCGAGGAGGAGGCCGCCGCTCAGGCCTGGCACCTGCCCCTCGAGGACTACGAGTTCACCGCCCCCTACGGCATCCGCTTCGGCAAGCTCCACGCCGGCATCGACCTGGCAGCCCCGGAGGGAACGCCCTACAAGGCGGTCCACGGCGGCGAGGTGACCTCGGCCGGCTACAACGGCGGCTACGGCTACTCGATCACCGTCAAGCACGACGACGGCACCGAGATGATCTACGCTCACTCCCGCCGCCTGCTGGTGCAGGCCGGAGACCAGGTGCAGGCCGGACAGATCATCGGCGAGGTCGGCAACACCGGATATTCGTACGGCACCCACCTGCACCTCGAGGTGCACGTCGACGGCTCCCCGACCGACCCGATCGGCTTCCTGAGGGACCACGGCGTCGACATCAAGCTCAAGATCGATTCCGTCCTCGGGACGCTCGCGGCCTCCTGA
- a CDS encoding M23 family metallopeptidase — translation MQHRAPRNAPGRHRRTIPLHSHRAPREPIAEKGRYAVAAALVAGVGVTGVAAASDGSTPARAVARANSQASVTPSPSLTSSPSPATSVAPTAATSATPSAAGLTQKAAASVASAVAAGAEPDGQPFVAQRRKVKPLPQWVHPMPEGTVTSCFGQRWGRLHAGLDLAAPTGTPIRAVGKGVVVSAGPAEGYGNAVLIDHGNGYLTHYGHLSVITATVGQRVEAGDQIGGEGSTGHSTGPHLHFEVHEGSYQNPIEPTRWMHEHGVDIAGCATFEA, via the coding sequence GTGCAGCATCGAGCCCCACGGAACGCGCCCGGCCGGCACCGCAGGACCATCCCGCTGCACAGCCACCGTGCCCCGCGCGAGCCGATCGCCGAGAAGGGCCGCTACGCCGTGGCCGCGGCCCTCGTCGCGGGCGTGGGCGTCACCGGGGTCGCCGCCGCGAGCGACGGCAGCACGCCGGCCAGAGCGGTGGCACGGGCGAACAGCCAGGCGAGCGTGACCCCTTCCCCCAGCCTCACGTCGTCCCCGTCCCCGGCGACCAGCGTCGCCCCGACGGCGGCGACCAGCGCGACCCCGTCGGCGGCCGGCCTGACCCAGAAGGCGGCGGCCAGCGTGGCCTCGGCGGTGGCCGCGGGCGCCGAGCCGGACGGTCAGCCGTTCGTCGCCCAGCGCCGCAAGGTCAAGCCGCTTCCGCAGTGGGTGCATCCCATGCCGGAAGGCACGGTCACGTCCTGCTTCGGCCAGCGCTGGGGACGCCTGCACGCGGGCCTCGATCTCGCCGCGCCCACGGGTACCCCCATCCGCGCCGTGGGCAAGGGCGTCGTGGTCTCCGCGGGTCCCGCCGAGGGGTACGGCAACGCGGTGCTGATCGACCACGGCAACGGTTACCTCACCCACTACGGCCACCTGTCGGTGATCACTGCCACGGTCGGCCAGCGGGTCGAGGCGGGCGACCAGATCGGCGGGGAGGGCTCCACGGGTCACTCGACCGGTCCGCACCTGCACTTCGAGGTGCACGAGGGCAGCTACCAGAACCCGATCGAGCCCACCCGGTGGATGCACGAGCACGGCGTCGACATCGCCGGCTGCGCGACGTTCGAGGCCTGA
- the pcrA gene encoding DNA helicase PcrA — protein MRALPENTQPLFAMPAVKPPSQHPASPASPGEPRRAAPRRLDPEALLAGLNGPQRDAVTHAGSPLLIVAGAGSGKTRVLTHRIAHLLAERDVHPGQIIAITFTNKAAGEMKERVAAIVGPRARLMWVSTFHSACVRILRAEHEHAGLKSTFSIYDADDSRRLMQLVARELDLDPKRYTARGLAAQVSNLKNELIDPAAFKEKAKGPNERAVAEAYELYQRRLLEAHALDFDDIIMATVHLFQSHPHVAEAYRRRFRHVLVDEYQDTNHAQYMLVKELVGTQGGEVPPAELCVVGDADQSIYAFRGATIRNILEFERDYPDARTILLEQNYRSTQTILSAANAVIDRNTSRKPKRLWSDQGAGEQIVGYVADTEHAEADWVAREIDRLGDSHEVRPGDVAVFYRTNAQSRVFEEVFIRVGLPYKVVGGVRFYERKEVRDALAYLRSVVNDDDTVSIRRVLNTPKRGIGDRAEACVEALSTRDRISFGQALRHARNAPGISTRAANSIADFVQLLDDLRELSRTAPPEEVLEAVLQRSGLLSELEESLDPQDQGRVENLQELVSVAREYTERVEAQAEEEDAQAATLAGFLEQVALVADADQIPSDDPDHQGVVTLMTLHTAKGLEFPVVFLTGLEDGVFPHMRALGDNTELEEERRLAYVGITRARQRLYLSRAVTRSAWGQPQYNPPSRFTDELPPELVRWERTAGSYTSWSGTGGGVGGRGGDLGRGGDSGRGFGRGGGFAGGTPKAQRLAERLGVDASKLTTASEMKQPPKVAAGDRVNHQRYGLGRVVTVEGQGPGARAQIDFGDQVMWLILRHAPIEKL, from the coding sequence ATGCGAGCCCTTCCCGAAAATACGCAGCCCCTGTTCGCGATGCCCGCGGTTAAGCCGCCGAGCCAGCACCCGGCCTCCCCGGCCTCCCCAGGCGAGCCGCGGCGGGCCGCGCCCCGGCGCCTCGATCCGGAGGCGCTGCTGGCCGGCCTCAACGGGCCGCAGCGCGACGCGGTCACCCACGCCGGCTCGCCGCTGCTCATCGTCGCCGGTGCGGGATCGGGCAAGACCCGGGTGCTGACCCACCGGATCGCTCATCTGCTCGCCGAGCGGGACGTGCATCCCGGCCAGATCATCGCGATCACCTTCACCAACAAGGCCGCCGGCGAGATGAAGGAACGGGTTGCCGCCATCGTCGGCCCGCGCGCCCGGTTGATGTGGGTTTCGACCTTCCACTCGGCCTGCGTGCGCATCCTGCGGGCCGAGCACGAGCACGCCGGGCTCAAGAGCACCTTCTCGATCTACGACGCCGACGACTCGCGGCGCCTGATGCAGCTCGTCGCCCGCGAGCTCGACCTCGACCCCAAGCGCTACACCGCGCGCGGCCTCGCCGCCCAGGTGTCCAACCTCAAGAACGAGCTGATCGACCCGGCCGCGTTCAAGGAGAAGGCCAAGGGGCCCAACGAGCGGGCCGTCGCCGAGGCGTACGAGCTCTATCAGCGTCGCCTCCTCGAGGCGCACGCGCTCGACTTCGACGACATCATCATGGCCACCGTGCACCTGTTCCAGTCGCACCCGCACGTCGCCGAGGCCTACCGCCGGCGCTTCCGGCACGTGCTCGTCGACGAATACCAGGACACCAACCACGCGCAGTACATGCTGGTCAAGGAGCTCGTCGGCACCCAGGGCGGCGAGGTCCCCCCGGCCGAGCTGTGCGTGGTCGGCGACGCCGACCAGTCGATCTACGCGTTCCGTGGCGCGACGATCCGCAACATCCTGGAGTTCGAGCGCGACTACCCCGACGCGCGCACGATCCTGCTGGAGCAGAACTACCGCTCCACCCAGACGATCCTGTCCGCGGCGAATGCCGTCATCGACCGCAACACCAGCCGCAAGCCCAAGCGGCTCTGGAGCGACCAGGGTGCCGGCGAGCAGATCGTCGGCTATGTGGCCGACACCGAGCACGCCGAGGCCGACTGGGTCGCGCGGGAGATCGACCGGTTGGGCGACAGCCACGAGGTGCGGCCGGGGGATGTGGCCGTGTTCTACCGTACGAACGCGCAGTCCCGGGTTTTCGAAGAGGTCTTCATCCGCGTCGGCCTGCCCTACAAGGTTGTCGGCGGCGTGCGCTTCTACGAGCGCAAGGAGGTGCGCGACGCGCTCGCCTACCTGCGCTCTGTGGTCAACGACGACGACACGGTGAGCATCCGCCGGGTCCTCAACACCCCGAAGCGGGGCATCGGCGACCGCGCCGAGGCATGCGTCGAGGCACTGTCCACTCGCGACCGCATCTCCTTCGGTCAGGCCCTGCGCCACGCCCGGAACGCGCCGGGCATCTCCACCCGGGCCGCCAACAGCATCGCGGACTTCGTCCAGCTCCTCGACGACCTGCGGGAGCTGTCCCGGACGGCACCCCCGGAGGAGGTGCTGGAGGCCGTGCTCCAGCGCTCCGGCCTGTTGTCCGAATTGGAGGAGAGCCTCGATCCGCAGGACCAGGGCCGCGTGGAGAACCTCCAGGAGCTCGTCAGCGTCGCCCGCGAGTACACCGAACGCGTCGAGGCGCAGGCCGAGGAGGAGGACGCGCAGGCCGCCACCCTGGCCGGCTTCCTCGAGCAGGTCGCACTCGTCGCCGACGCCGACCAGATCCCCAGCGACGACCCGGACCACCAGGGCGTGGTCACCCTCATGACGCTGCACACGGCGAAGGGCCTGGAGTTCCCGGTGGTCTTTCTCACCGGGCTCGAGGACGGCGTCTTCCCGCACATGCGCGCCCTCGGCGACAACACCGAGCTGGAAGAGGAGCGGCGGCTCGCCTACGTCGGCATCACCCGCGCCCGCCAGCGGCTCTACCTGTCCCGCGCGGTGACCCGCTCGGCGTGGGGACAGCCGCAGTACAATCCGCCGTCCCGGTTCACCGACGAGCTTCCGCCGGAGTTGGTGCGCTGGGAGCGTACGGCCGGCTCGTACACGTCATGGTCGGGTACCGGCGGCGGCGTGGGCGGCCGCGGCGGCGACCTCGGGCGTGGCGGCGACTCGGGGCGTGGCTTCGGCCGCGGTGGTGGCTTCGCCGGGGGAACGCCCAAGGCGCAACGCCTCGCCGAGCGACTCGGGGTGGACGCCAGCAAGCTGACCACGGCCAGCGAGATGAAGCAGCCCCCGAAGGTGGCGGCCGGCGACCGCGTCAACCACCAGCGGTACGGGCTGGGCCGGGTGGTGACCGTGGAGGGTCAGGGTCCGGGCGCCCGCGCCCAGATCGACTTCGGCGACCAGGTCATGTGGCTGATCCTGCGGCACGCGCCCATCGAGAAGCTGTAA
- a CDS encoding bifunctional metallophosphatase/5'-nucleotidase: MNHPRRRGWAVLRHLAVPALALAVVATLPTTRSEDAPAAPEYLAGLAPISVNYGLPYGPTVKGQFLSYNDFHGAIDPPAGSGAVVNGVPAGGVEYLATYLKKLRAEAAQDGRQTLTVGAGDLIGGTPLVSAAFHDEPTIELMNEVGLQVSSVGNHEFDEGVDELIRIQRGGCHPVDGCQDGDGYRGAKFTYLAANTISKKTGLPILPPIDIKFVQGQPVAFVGLTLEGTPGIVNPAGIKNVRFANEIQTANKWGSLLKLFGIKAQVLLLHQGGTQKGSEDNPVPGVSDCNDFGGPVVDIVKGLNPEFSLVVSGHTHKFYSCELPNAKGTSVVTSAGNNGQVVTDIDYTIDRRTGRFAEVTAKNVVVENGVPDGNGGWKKDPATGAFLKNPDTVDAKAKKVADKYRTAVAPIANKVVGTITGDIVRTVGANGESPLGDVIADGQLAWTKNDGAQLALMNPGGIRADFDAEGSAGGEPDGKVTYGEAFTVQPFNNLVVTQTLTGAQLKDVLEQQFVGFGGQTTQRILQVSAGVTYTWNSTAAPGSKVSELKLNGTPIDPAASYRVTTNDFLANGGDGFTNLALGTNRTTAAGFDIDALIGYLSAGDPIAPGPANRITKAG, from the coding sequence ATGAACCACCCCCGCCGTCGCGGCTGGGCTGTGCTGCGTCACCTCGCCGTACCCGCCCTCGCACTGGCCGTCGTCGCCACGCTGCCGACGACCCGCTCCGAGGACGCCCCCGCCGCCCCCGAGTATCTGGCCGGCCTCGCACCGATCAGCGTCAACTACGGGCTTCCGTACGGACCGACCGTCAAGGGCCAGTTCCTCAGCTACAACGACTTCCACGGCGCCATCGACCCGCCCGCCGGGTCCGGGGCGGTCGTCAACGGCGTCCCCGCGGGCGGCGTCGAATACCTGGCCACCTACCTGAAGAAGCTGCGGGCCGAGGCGGCCCAGGACGGCCGGCAGACGCTCACCGTCGGCGCCGGCGACCTCATCGGCGGCACGCCGCTGGTCAGCGCCGCGTTCCACGACGAGCCGACGATCGAGCTCATGAACGAGGTCGGCCTGCAGGTCTCGTCGGTCGGCAACCACGAGTTCGACGAGGGCGTCGACGAGCTGATCCGCATCCAGCGCGGCGGCTGCCACCCGGTCGACGGGTGCCAGGACGGCGACGGATACCGCGGGGCGAAGTTCACCTACCTCGCCGCCAACACCATCAGCAAGAAGACCGGCCTGCCGATCCTGCCCCCGATCGACATCAAGTTCGTTCAGGGACAGCCGGTCGCCTTCGTCGGCCTGACCCTCGAGGGCACCCCCGGCATCGTCAACCCGGCCGGCATCAAGAACGTGCGGTTCGCCAACGAGATCCAGACTGCCAACAAGTGGGGCAGCCTGCTAAAGCTGTTCGGCATCAAGGCGCAGGTGCTGCTCCTGCACCAGGGCGGCACGCAGAAGGGCTCCGAGGACAACCCGGTGCCCGGCGTCTCCGACTGCAACGACTTCGGCGGCCCGGTCGTCGACATCGTCAAGGGCCTCAACCCCGAGTTCAGCCTGGTGGTCTCCGGGCACACGCACAAGTTCTACTCGTGCGAGCTGCCCAACGCGAAGGGCACCTCGGTGGTGACCAGCGCCGGCAACAACGGACAGGTCGTCACCGACATCGACTACACCATCGACCGGCGCACCGGCCGGTTCGCCGAGGTCACGGCGAAGAACGTGGTCGTCGAGAACGGCGTGCCGGACGGCAACGGCGGCTGGAAGAAGGACCCCGCCACCGGCGCCTTCCTGAAGAACCCCGACACGGTGGACGCCAAGGCCAAGAAGGTCGCCGACAAGTACCGTACGGCGGTCGCGCCGATCGCCAACAAGGTCGTCGGCACCATCACGGGCGACATCGTGCGTACGGTGGGCGCCAACGGCGAGTCGCCGCTCGGTGACGTCATCGCGGACGGCCAGCTCGCCTGGACCAAGAACGACGGCGCCCAGCTCGCGCTCATGAACCCGGGCGGCATCCGCGCCGACTTCGACGCCGAGGGGTCCGCGGGCGGCGAGCCCGACGGCAAGGTGACGTACGGCGAGGCGTTCACGGTCCAGCCGTTCAACAACCTCGTGGTGACCCAGACCCTCACCGGCGCGCAGCTCAAGGACGTGCTGGAGCAGCAGTTCGTCGGCTTCGGCGGCCAGACCACCCAGCGCATCCTGCAGGTGTCGGCCGGCGTGACCTACACCTGGAACAGCACCGCGGCGCCCGGCTCGAAGGTGTCCGAGCTGAAGCTGAACGGCACGCCGATCGATCCGGCGGCGTCGTACCGGGTGACGACGAACGACTTCCTCGCGAACGGCGGCGACGGGTTCACGAACCTGGCCCTCGGCACCAACCGGACCACGGCGGCGGGCTTCGACATCGACGCCCTCATCGGCTACCTCAGCGCCGGCGACCCGATCGCGCCGGGCCCGGCCAACCGCATCACCAAGGCCGGCTGA
- a CDS encoding chorismate mutase, translated as MTADLIDQPETAATAGHDAAGQPTGTSDQLAADEIHAIRERIDAIDQALIDLWLERSHLSQQVGRTRMASGGTRLVLSREREIVERFREALGPDGTQVALLLLRAGRGPL; from the coding sequence ATGACCGCAGACCTGATCGACCAGCCCGAAACCGCGGCCACCGCCGGGCACGATGCCGCCGGCCAGCCGACCGGCACCAGCGACCAGCTCGCGGCCGACGAGATCCACGCGATCCGCGAGCGCATCGACGCGATCGATCAGGCGCTGATCGACCTCTGGCTGGAACGATCGCACCTGTCGCAGCAGGTCGGACGCACCCGCATGGCCTCCGGCGGCACCCGCCTGGTGCTGTCGCGCGAACGTGAGATCGTCGAGCGGTTCCGCGAGGCTCTGGGCCCCGACGGCACCCAGGTGGCGCTCCTCCTGCTCCGCGCCGGCCGCGGGCCCCTCTGA
- a CDS encoding ABC transporter ATP-binding protein, with translation MSDRNDVVLETRGLKKHFPITQGIVFQSKVGAVRAVDGVDLQLRRGETLGVVGESGCGKSTLAKLLVGLEKPTAGSINVRGQDMVKLKGGMLRRARRNIQMVLQDPYTSLNPRMTVGDIIGEPFEIHPEVTPRKGREKAVQDLLDTVGLNPDHVNRYPHQFSGGQRQRIGIARALALKPEIIVCDEPVSALDVSIQAQVINLLEGLQRDFGLSYIFIAHDLSVVRHISDRVAVMYLGKVVEIGGDEQIYENPTHPYTQALLSAVPVPDPRLRGHRDQIVLEGDVPSPANPPSGCRFRTRCWKAQPVCAEQEPLLQIRERSPHPSACHFAEPRDVVHAV, from the coding sequence ATGAGCGACCGCAACGACGTGGTGCTCGAGACCCGAGGTCTCAAGAAGCACTTCCCGATCACCCAGGGCATCGTCTTCCAGTCGAAGGTCGGCGCCGTGCGGGCGGTCGACGGCGTGGACCTCCAGTTGCGCCGCGGCGAGACGCTCGGCGTGGTGGGCGAGTCCGGCTGCGGCAAATCGACGCTGGCCAAGCTGCTCGTCGGGCTGGAGAAGCCGACCGCGGGCTCGATCAACGTCCGCGGCCAGGACATGGTCAAGCTCAAGGGCGGCATGCTCCGCAGAGCCCGCCGCAACATCCAGATGGTGCTGCAGGACCCGTACACGTCGCTCAACCCGCGCATGACGGTCGGCGACATCATCGGCGAACCGTTCGAGATCCACCCCGAGGTGACCCCTCGCAAGGGGCGCGAGAAGGCCGTGCAGGACCTGCTGGACACGGTCGGCCTCAACCCCGACCACGTCAACCGCTATCCGCACCAGTTCTCCGGCGGCCAGCGCCAGCGCATCGGCATCGCCCGGGCGCTCGCGCTCAAGCCCGAGATCATCGTCTGCGACGAGCCGGTCTCCGCGCTCGACGTGTCGATCCAGGCACAGGTGATCAACCTGCTGGAGGGGCTGCAGCGCGACTTCGGCCTCTCGTACATCTTCATCGCCCACGACCTGTCCGTGGTCCGCCACATCTCGGACCGGGTCGCGGTCATGTACCTCGGCAAGGTTGTCGAGATCGGCGGCGACGAGCAGATCTACGAGAACCCGACGCACCCGTACACGCAGGCTCTGCTGTCGGCAGTACCCGTGCCGGACCCGAGGCTGCGCGGTCACCGCGACCAGATCGTTCTGGAGGGCGACGTGCCGTCGCCGGCGAACCCCCCTTCGGGCTGCCGGTTCCGCACGCGGTGCTGGAAGGCCCAGCCGGTCTGCGCCGAGCAGGAGCCGCTGCTGCAGATTCGGGAGCGCTCGCCGCACCCGAGCGCCTGCCACTTCGCAGAGCCGCGGGACGTGGTTCACGCGGTGTGA
- a CDS encoding ABC transporter ATP-binding protein, with protein sequence MTDIKAQIDVLPGLDPHAPLLEVNDLHVEFRTQYGVAHAVNGANFALSPGETLAILGESGCGKSVTAQAIMGILDSPPGYITKGEVKYRGLDLLKLPEKQRRKVRANQIAMIFQDALSALNPVFTVGYQLSELFRKHRGMSRADAKKRAIELLDQVKIPAARARIGDYPHQFSGGMRQRVMIAMALALDPEVLIADEPTTALDVTVQAQIMGLLAELQQQRNMGLILITHDMGVVADVADRISVMYAGKVVEEAPVYDIYARPSHPYAKALLESIPRLDMKGQQLNVIRGLPPALTAIPKGCAFNPRCAYVQDVCRQDPPPPPYVVAPGRTSRCHFWRDVVGE encoded by the coding sequence ATGACCGACATCAAGGCGCAGATCGACGTGCTGCCGGGCCTGGACCCGCACGCCCCGCTGCTCGAAGTGAACGACCTGCACGTGGAGTTCCGCACCCAGTACGGCGTCGCCCACGCCGTCAACGGTGCCAACTTCGCGCTGTCGCCCGGTGAGACCCTCGCCATCCTCGGCGAGTCCGGCTGCGGCAAGTCCGTGACCGCGCAGGCGATCATGGGCATCCTGGACAGCCCGCCCGGCTACATCACCAAGGGCGAGGTCAAGTACCGCGGCCTCGACCTGCTGAAGCTGCCGGAGAAGCAGCGCCGCAAGGTGCGTGCCAATCAGATCGCGATGATCTTCCAGGACGCGCTGTCGGCCCTGAACCCGGTGTTCACGGTCGGATACCAGCTCAGCGAGCTCTTCCGGAAGCACCGGGGCATGTCCCGGGCCGATGCCAAGAAGCGCGCGATCGAGCTGCTCGACCAGGTCAAGATCCCGGCCGCCCGGGCTCGGATCGGCGACTACCCGCACCAGTTCTCCGGCGGTATGCGGCAGCGCGTGATGATCGCGATGGCGCTGGCGCTGGACCCCGAGGTGCTCATCGCCGACGAGCCCACCACGGCGCTCGACGTGACCGTGCAGGCCCAGATCATGGGCCTGCTCGCGGAGCTCCAGCAGCAGCGCAACATGGGCCTCATCCTCATCACGCACGACATGGGCGTGGTGGCGGACGTCGCGGACCGCATCTCCGTGATGTACGCGGGCAAGGTCGTCGAGGAGGCGCCGGTCTACGACATCTACGCGCGCCCGTCTCACCCGTACGCGAAGGCCCTGCTCGAGTCGATCCCCCGCCTCGACATGAAGGGTCAGCAGCTCAACGTCATCCGGGGCCTGCCGCCGGCGCTGACCGCCATCCCGAAGGGCTGCGCCTTCAACCCGCGCTGCGCCTACGTCCAGGACGTGTGCCGGCAGGACCCGCCGCCACCGCCGTACGTCGTCGCGCCGGGGCGTACCTCCCGGTGCCACTTCTGGCGGGACGTGGTCGGCGAATGA
- a CDS encoding ABC transporter permease produces MSDIDAVVSAAGPGGEAPTEPRHASKKDKPRSLAADAWIDLRKSKIFWFAAVLVVIITLMAVWPGLFGAGDPRDCNLSRQHDGPTGNAFFGFDYQGCDIYAKTIYGARNSLQVSIVATLLAGIIGLIFGLGAGYFGGWVDAVLSRFIDVVLGIPFLLAAIVLAKRLSADPSSDGVMAVTLTLGFLGWTTAARIMRSSVIASKNQDYVAAARMLGSGPARLMMRHILPNSTASFIVVLTLLLGTNIASEATLSYLGIGLKNDAISWGISIAEAGPLARVEPGPLIWPSVFLAATVLAFIMLGDAVRDAFDPKLR; encoded by the coding sequence ATGAGTGACATCGACGCCGTAGTCTCCGCCGCGGGCCCCGGCGGTGAGGCGCCGACCGAACCCCGGCACGCCAGCAAGAAGGACAAGCCGCGCAGCCTTGCCGCCGACGCCTGGATCGACCTCCGCAAGAGCAAAATTTTCTGGTTCGCGGCGGTGCTGGTCGTCATCATCACGCTGATGGCGGTATGGCCCGGGTTGTTCGGCGCCGGCGACCCGCGCGACTGCAACCTGTCGCGCCAGCACGACGGCCCCACCGGTAACGCCTTCTTCGGCTTCGACTACCAGGGCTGTGACATCTACGCGAAGACCATCTACGGCGCGCGCAACTCGCTGCAGGTGAGCATCGTGGCGACTCTGCTCGCCGGCATCATCGGCCTGATCTTCGGGCTCGGCGCCGGCTACTTCGGCGGCTGGGTGGACGCTGTGCTGTCGCGTTTCATCGACGTCGTCCTCGGCATCCCGTTCCTGCTCGCCGCGATCGTGCTGGCCAAGCGCCTCTCGGCCGACCCGTCCAGCGACGGCGTCATGGCGGTGACCCTGACCCTCGGCTTCCTCGGCTGGACGACGGCGGCGCGCATCATGCGCTCCTCGGTCATCGCCTCCAAGAACCAGGACTACGTGGCGGCGGCCCGAATGCTCGGCTCCGGCCCGGCGCGGCTGATGATGCGGCACATCCTGCCGAACTCGACCGCGTCCTTCATCGTGGTGCTGACCCTGTTGCTGGGCACCAACATCGCCAGCGAGGCGACGCTGTCGTACCTCGGCATCGGCCTCAAGAACGACGCCATTTCCTGGGGCATCTCGATCGCCGAGGCGGGTCCGTTGGCCCGGGTCGAGCCCGGCCCGCTGATCTGGCCGTCCGTCTTCCTCGCGGCCACGGTGCTGGCTTTCATCATGCTCGGCGACGCCGTCCGCGACGCCTTCGACCCGAAGTTGCGGTGA
- a CDS encoding ABC transporter permease: protein MFRYIVRRLLQMVLTFFGATFIVYALMFANQDDPLQALAGERPISENVRLALTERYHLNEPFLMQYWYYMKGLLTGDFGQSLTGRQISDMMATAWPITIKLALMSIVIVAVVAITAGVISGIRRGGLFDNVTLVITLIILSLPIIVLAPLTQLIFGIKLGWFPPTAGANPTFYALLMPAVVLGSLVLATELRVTRASVAENLRSDYVRTARAKGLSRKRVIGVHVLRNSLIPVVTLIGVDIGGLMSGAIVTEGVFNIPGVGFNLFRGIRTEDGPLVVGFVSILVIVFLVVNLLVDLLYAALDPRIRYE from the coding sequence ATGTTCCGCTACATCGTGCGGCGCCTACTACAGATGGTCCTGACGTTCTTCGGGGCCACCTTCATCGTGTACGCGCTGATGTTCGCCAACCAGGACGACCCCCTCCAGGCGTTGGCGGGCGAACGACCCATCTCCGAGAACGTCCGTCTGGCGCTCACTGAGCGATACCACCTCAACGAGCCCTTCCTCATGCAGTACTGGTACTACATGAAGGGCCTGCTGACCGGTGACTTCGGCCAGTCGCTGACCGGTCGCCAGATCAGCGACATGATGGCGACGGCCTGGCCGATCACCATCAAGCTCGCGCTGATGTCCATCGTCATCGTCGCCGTCGTGGCCATCACCGCCGGCGTCATCTCCGGCATCCGCCGTGGCGGCCTGTTCGACAACGTGACGCTGGTGATCACTCTGATCATCCTGTCGCTGCCGATCATCGTGCTCGCCCCGCTGACCCAGCTCATCTTCGGCATCAAGCTCGGCTGGTTCCCTCCCACCGCGGGCGCGAATCCCACCTTCTACGCCCTGTTGATGCCCGCTGTCGTGCTGGGCAGCCTGGTATTGGCGACCGAGCTGCGGGTGACCCGCGCCTCCGTCGCCGAGAACCTGCGCTCCGACTACGTTCGCACGGCTCGCGCGAAGGGTCTGTCCCGCAAGCGGGTGATCGGCGTGCACGTGCTTCGCAACTCGCTCATCCCGGTCGTGACGCTCATCGGCGTCGACATCGGTGGCCTCATGTCCGGCGCGATCGTGACCGAAGGCGTCTTCAACATCCCGGGGGTTGGCTTCAACCTCTTCCGCGGCATCCGGACCGAGGACGGTCCGCTCGTGGTCGGGTTCGTCAGCATCCTCGTGATCGTCTTCCTGGTCGTGAACCTGCTGGTCGACCTGTTGTACGCCGCCCTCGACCCAAGGATTCGTTATGAGTGA